In a genomic window of Vigna angularis cultivar LongXiaoDou No.4 chromosome 6, ASM1680809v1, whole genome shotgun sequence:
- the LOC108342330 gene encoding upstream activation factor subunit spp27 has translation MLPQRMKKAITDNPKKLANLIDLVNLPSTLREFVGQSQISRLGCFMSVWSYIKANNLQDPNNKNVINCDDKLKSILLGKPQVELAELPALIKMHFPKEPK, from the exons ATGCTCCCTCAGCGCATGAAGAAAGCCATCACTGACAACCCTAAGAAGCTTGCCAACTTGATTGACCTCGTCAACCTTCCATCCACGCTCAGAGAATTCGTGGGCCAGTCTCAGATTTCCCGTTTGGGTTGTTTCATGTCGGTTTGGTCCTACATCAAAGCCAATAATCTGCAG GACCCAAACAACAAGAATGTGATCAACTGTGATGATAAGCTAAAGAGTATTTTGTTGGGGAAACCTCAGGTTGAGTTAGCAGAACTTCCTGCACTTATCAAGATGCACTTTCCAAAAGAGCCCAAATGA